One segment of Panicum virgatum strain AP13 chromosome 1K, P.virgatum_v5, whole genome shotgun sequence DNA contains the following:
- the LOC120646042 gene encoding 3-ketoacyl-CoA synthase 12-like, whose translation MAMVLLALLTVLLLAHAAAYLAWQAVSRRRRARCYLLDYACHKPSDDRKVTTETAGAVIERNKRLGLSEYRFLLKVIVNSGIGEHTYCPRNVLEGREERPTLGDALEEMDDLFADAVAAVLAKTGVAARDVDLVVLNVGSFAPAPSLVSRVVRRFGMREDVMAYNLSGMGCSAGLIAVDLARNVMLTRPRTMALVVTSESCAPNWYVGTDKSMMLGNCLFRCGGAAALLTNDPAFRARAKMELRCLVRANIAAHDDAHAAAVHREDADGRLGVSLSKALPKAAVRAFTENLQRLAPRILPARELARFACRRLARKLLRRKAAGGPNPKIDFKSGVDHFCLHPGGTAVIEAVRKSLGLSAHDVEPARMTLHRWGNTSASSLWYVLSYMEAKRRLKRGDRVLMLTFGSGFKCNSCYWEVSRDLADAGAWEDCIAEYPPETLVNPYMDKFGWVNDVQGQGGGFVF comes from the coding sequence ATGGCGATGGTGCTGCTCGCCCTGCTCacggtgctgctgctggcgcacgccgccgcgtaCCTGGCGTGGCAGGCCGtgtcgcggcgccggcgcgcgcgctgctACCTGCTGGACTACGCCTGCCACAAGCCCTCCGACGACCGCAAGGTCACCACCGAGACCGCCGGCGCCGTCATCGAGCGCAACAAGCGCCTCGGCCTCTCCGAGTACCGCTTCCTCCTCAAGGTCATCGTCAACTCCGGCATCGGCGAGCACACCTACTGCCCGCGCAACGTCCTCGAGGGCCGCGAGGAGCGCCCCACCCTCGGCGACGCGCTCGAGGAGATGGACGACCTGTtcgccgacgccgtcgccgccgtcctcgccaaGACGGGCGTCGCCGCGCGCGACGTCGACCTGGTCGTCCTCAACGTCGGCTCCTTTGCCCCGGCGCCGTCGCTGGTGTCCAGGGTCGTGCGCCGCTTCGGCATGCGGGAGGACGTGATGGCCTACAACCTCTCCGGGATGGGCTGCAGCGCGGGGCTCATCGCCGTCGACCTCGCCCGGAACGTCATGCTCACGCGCCCGCGCACCATGGCGCTCGTCGTCACCTCCGAGTCGTGCGCGCCCAACTGGTACGTCGGCACCGACAAGTCCATGATGCTCGGCAACTGCCTCttccgctgcggcggcgccgccgcgctgctcacCAACGACCCGGCGTTCCGGGCGCGCGCCAAGATGGAGCTCCGCTGCCTCGTGCGCGCCAACATCGCCGCGCACGACGACGCGcacgccgctgccgtgcaccgCGAGGACGCCGACGGCCGCCTCGGCGTCAGCCTCAGCAAGGCGCTCCCCAAGGCCGCCGTGCGCGCCTTCACGGAGAACCTCCAGCGCCTGGCGCCGCGCATACTCCCCGCCCGCGAGCTCGCCCGTTTcgcgtgccgccgcctcgcccgcaAGCTCCTCCGGCgcaaggcggcgggcggccccaACCCCAAGATCGACTTCAAGAGCGGCGTGGACCACTTCTGCCTCCACCCCGGCGGGACGGCGGTGATCGAGGCGGTGCGCAAGAGCCTGGGGCTGAGCGCCCACGACGTGGAGCCGGCGAGGATGACGCTGCACCGGTGGGGCAACACGTCGGCGAGCAGCCTCTGGTACGTGCTCTCCTACATGGAGGCCAAGCGGCGGCTGAAGCGCGGGGACAGGGTGCTCATGCTCACCTTCGGCTCCGGCTTCAAGTGCAACAGCTGCTACTGGGAGGTGAGCAGGGacctcgccgacgccggcgcctgGGAGGACTGCATCGCCGAGTACCCGCCGGAGACCCTGGTGAACCCCTACATGGACAAGTTCGGCTGGGTCAACGACGTCCAGGGGCAGGGAGGCGGCTTCGTCTTTTAA
- the LOC120646031 gene encoding glutathione reductase, cytosolic gives MARKMLVDGEAPVADGEQYDYDLFVIGAGSGGVRGSRTAASFGAKVAICELPFHPISSDWQGGHGGTCVIRGCVPKKILVYGASFRGEFEDSKNFGWEINGDINFNWKKLLENKTNEIVRLNGVYQRILGNSGVTMIEGAGSLVDAHTVEVSQPDGSKQRYTAKHILIATGSRAQRVNIPGKELAITSDEALSLEELPKRAVILGGGYIAVEFASIWRGMGAEVDLFYRRELPLRGFDDEMREVVARNLEGRGIKLHPGTNLSELSKTADGIKVVTDKGEELIADVVLFATGRTPNSDRLNLQVAGVEVDQIGAIKVDEYSRTSAPSVWAVGDVTNRINLTPVALMEATCFSKTVFGGQQVKPDYRDVPCAVFSIPPLSVVGLSEQQALEEAKGDILVFTSSFNPMKNSISKRQEKTIMKLVVDAETDRVLGASMCGPDAPEIIQGIAVALKCGATKASFDSTVGIHPSAAEEFVTMRTLTRRVSPTSKPKTNL, from the exons ATGGCGAGGAAGATGCTCGTCGACGGGGAGGCGCCTGTCGCCGACGGCGAGCAGTACGACTACGATCTCTTCGTCATCggggcgggcagcggcggcgtacgCGGTTCTCGCACCGCCGCCTCTTTCGGAGCTAAG GTTGCGATTTGTGAGCTCCCGTTTCACCCCATCAGCTCGGATTGGCAAGGAGGACATGGTGGGAC GTGTGTGATACGTGGTTGTGTTCCTAAAAAGATATTGGTGTATGGCGCATCTTTCCGCGGAGAATTTGAG GATTCGAAGAATTTTGGGTGGGAGATTAATGGAGATATTAACTTCAATTGGAAAAAGCTATTGGAAAATAAG acTAATGAAATTGTTAGATTAAATGGAGTATACCAGAGGATCCTTGGCAATTCTGGTGTGACAATGATTGAAGGGGCAGGCAGTTTAGTTGATGCTCATACCGTTGAAGTTAGTCAGCCTGATGGTTCAAAGCAAAGGTATACAGCAAAGCACATCTTGATTGCGACTGgtagccgagctcaacgtgtcAACATACCTGGAAAG GAGCTGGCTATTACTTCAGATGAGGCCTTGAGTTTGGAGGAGCTACCAAAGCGTGCTGTAATCCTTGGTGGAGG ATATATTGCTGTTGAATTTGCTTCTATCTGGAGAGGGATGGGTGCAGAAGTAGATTTGTTTTATCGAAGGGAACTTCCTCTAAG AGGTTTTGATGATGAGATGAGAGAAGTTGTTGCAAGGAACCTTGAGGGAAGGGGAATCAAATTGCATCCTGGGACAAATCTGTCTGAG TTGAGCAAAACGGCTGATGGCATAAAAGTTGTAACTGATAAAGGAGAGGAGCTTATTGCAGATGTTGTTCTATTTGCTACAG GGCGCACACCCAACTCTGATAGGCTGAACTTGCAAGTTGCAGGTGTTGAGGTTGACCAGATTGGAGCCATCAAG GTTGACGAATATTCTCGTACATCTGCTCCTAGTGTATGGGCTGTAGGTGATGTAACAAACCGGATCAATCTAACACCTGTCGCATTGATGGAGGCTACTTGCTTTTCC AAAACTGTGTTTGGTGGCCAGCAAGTTAAGCCTGATTACAGAGATGTTCCTTGTGCTGTTTTCTC CATTCCACCGCTCTCTGTAGTGGGCCTCAGCGAACAGCAGGCCTTGGAGGAAGCCAAGGGTGATATTCTTGTTTTCACTTCATCATTCAACCCAATGAAGAACAGCATATCCAA GCGGCAGGAGAAGACTATCATGAAACTGGTAGTTGATGCTGAAACTGATAGAGTACTTGGTGCGTCCATGTGTGGACCAGATGCACCTGAAATTATCCAG GGCATTGCTGTTGCACTTAAATGTGGAGCCACCAAAGCGAGCTTCGACAGCACG GTCGGAATTCACCCTTCGGCTGCTGAAGAGTTTGTGACCATGCGGACCTTGACCAGGCGCGTGAGCCCGACGTCCAAGCCAAAGACGAATTTGTAA